One stretch of Pseudomonas azotoformans DNA includes these proteins:
- a CDS encoding nucleotidyltransferase family protein translates to MKPSTALDLQRAAVREVVGRFRISNPRVFGSVLLGTDQEGSDLDLLVDAPPGTTLFDLGGLQVELEDLLGVNVDLLTPADLPLTFRAKVLAEARPV, encoded by the coding sequence GTGAAACCTTCAACCGCCCTTGACCTACAGCGTGCAGCCGTAAGAGAAGTGGTAGGCCGTTTTCGCATCTCAAATCCGAGAGTATTTGGGTCTGTATTACTGGGTACCGACCAAGAGGGCAGCGATCTGGATTTGCTGGTCGATGCTCCGCCGGGAACCACTCTCTTTGATCTGGGTGGGCTGCAGGTAGAACTTGAGGATCTGCTGGGTGTCAATGTGGACTTGCTGACGCCGGCCGATTTGCCTTTGACGTTTCGCGCAAAAGTCTTGGCTGAGGCGCGGCCGGTATGA
- a CDS encoding efflux RND transporter periplasmic adaptor subunit, whose protein sequence is MNNRHGVALAVALGLMLSGLARADEDEGALELTEQQIQAAGIQLALAEPRTLSTMLVLPGEVRFDEDRTSHIIPRVAGVVESVKANLGQAVKKGELLAVIASQQISDQRSELAASERRVELARTTFQRERQLWQDKISAEQDYLLARQAMQEAEIALNNARQKMTALSGSAVLVGGNRYELRAPFAGVVVEKHLGVGEVVSETSNAFTLSDLSQVWVTFGVFPKDLNKVRVGKPVTVSSSEMGTEVQGTVAYVGNLLGEQTRTATVRISVPNPDDAWRPGLFVSVQLATDSYQAKVTVPQTAIQTVEDKPSVFVRTAEGFITRHLELGASENGYVEVRQGLDAGAQVATVGSFTLKSELGKGSAEHAH, encoded by the coding sequence ATGAACAACCGACACGGTGTGGCACTCGCCGTCGCCCTCGGCCTGATGCTGTCCGGCCTTGCCAGGGCCGACGAAGACGAAGGCGCACTTGAACTCACCGAACAGCAGATCCAGGCCGCCGGCATTCAACTGGCCCTGGCCGAGCCCCGCACCCTCAGCACGATGCTGGTACTGCCCGGCGAAGTGCGTTTCGACGAAGACCGCACCTCCCACATTATTCCGCGTGTGGCGGGTGTGGTGGAGTCAGTCAAGGCCAACCTCGGCCAGGCGGTGAAGAAGGGCGAGCTGTTGGCGGTGATTGCCAGCCAGCAGATCTCTGACCAACGCAGTGAGCTGGCCGCCAGCGAGCGCCGGGTTGAGTTGGCGCGCACCACCTTCCAGCGCGAACGGCAGTTGTGGCAGGACAAGATCTCCGCCGAACAGGATTACCTGCTGGCGCGCCAGGCTATGCAGGAAGCCGAGATTGCCCTCAACAATGCTCGCCAAAAAATGACTGCGTTGAGCGGCAGCGCTGTGCTGGTCGGCGGTAATCGCTACGAACTGCGCGCCCCGTTCGCTGGCGTGGTGGTGGAAAAACACCTGGGCGTTGGTGAAGTCGTGAGCGAGACCAGCAACGCTTTCACCCTCTCCGATTTGTCCCAAGTGTGGGTGACCTTCGGTGTGTTTCCCAAGGACTTGAACAAGGTCCGGGTCGGCAAACCGGTCACCGTCAGCTCCAGCGAAATGGGCACCGAAGTGCAGGGCACTGTGGCGTATGTCGGCAACCTGCTCGGTGAACAGACGCGCACGGCCACCGTGCGCATCAGTGTGCCCAACCCCGACGACGCCTGGCGCCCTGGGCTGTTTGTCAGCGTGCAATTGGCGACGGATTCCTACCAGGCCAAGGTCACCGTCCCGCAGACCGCGATCCAGACCGTCGAGGACAAACCCTCGGTGTTCGTCCGCACCGCAGAGGGTTTTATCACCCGCCACCTGGAGCTCGGCGCCAGTGAAAACGGCTACGTCGAAGTGCGCCAGGGCCTCGACGCCGGGGCGCAGGTGGCCACGGTCGGCAGCTTCACCCTCAAGTCCGAACTGGGCAAAGGCTCGGCCGAGCACGCCCATTGA
- a CDS encoding HepT-like ribonuclease domain-containing protein, which translates to MTMNRLEDYLSHIRRAATDAITFVDGLGKEGFLEDRRTQQAVIMSLIIIGEASTKIMDQHPDFASRHPQVPWRSMCGMRNRIAHGYFDINLDVVWDTIQSALPDLLECLPVAPE; encoded by the coding sequence ATGACAATGAACCGTCTTGAAGATTATCTGAGTCACATCCGCAGAGCTGCCACTGATGCGATCACCTTTGTTGACGGCTTGGGTAAAGAAGGTTTTTTGGAAGATCGGCGTACTCAGCAAGCGGTGATCATGAGCCTGATCATCATTGGTGAAGCTTCTACGAAAATCATGGACCAGCATCCGGATTTTGCGTCACGTCACCCGCAAGTCCCATGGCGTAGCATGTGCGGAATGCGCAACCGAATCGCCCACGGTTATTTCGATATCAACCTTGATGTGGTTTGGGACACGATCCAGAGCGCCCTGCCTGATCTATTGGAATGTCTTCCTGTTGCGCCTGAATGA
- the can gene encoding carbonate dehydratase: protein MNELQDLLDNNERWADAIKQEDPEFFAKLARQQTPEYLWIGCSDARVPANEIVGMLPGDLFVHRNVANVVLHTDLNCLSVIQYAVDVLKVKHILVTGHYGCGGVRASMQDRQFGLIDGWLRTIRDLYYENRDLLAQLPTEEERVDRLCELNVIQQVANVGHTSIVQNAWHRGQSLSIHGCIYGIKDGRWKSLNTTISGFEQLPPQYRLRPLGEA, encoded by the coding sequence ATGAACGAACTACAAGACCTGCTTGATAACAATGAACGCTGGGCGGACGCGATCAAACAGGAAGATCCCGAATTCTTCGCCAAGCTCGCCCGCCAGCAAACCCCGGAATACCTGTGGATCGGCTGTTCCGATGCCCGCGTACCGGCCAACGAGATCGTCGGCATGCTGCCGGGGGATCTGTTCGTGCACCGTAATGTGGCCAACGTGGTGCTGCACACCGACCTCAATTGCCTGTCGGTGATCCAGTACGCGGTGGACGTGCTCAAGGTCAAACACATCCTCGTGACTGGCCACTATGGTTGCGGCGGCGTGCGCGCCTCGATGCAGGACCGCCAGTTCGGCCTGATCGACGGCTGGCTGCGCACGATTCGCGACCTCTACTACGAGAACCGCGACCTGCTGGCCCAATTACCGACTGAAGAAGAACGCGTCGACCGCCTTTGCGAGTTGAACGTGATCCAGCAAGTGGCCAACGTCGGTCACACCAGCATCGTGCAGAACGCCTGGCACCGTGGGCAGAGCCTGTCGATCCACGGCTGCATCTACGGCATCAAGGATGGGCGCTGGAAGAGCTTGAATACCACTATCAGTGGTTTCGAGCAGTTGCCACCGCAGTATCGCTTGCGTCCATTGGGTGAGGCCTAA
- a CDS encoding MFS transporter: protein MTATFPTQAQRFSRSDYKTLGLAALGGALEIYDFIIFVFFALTLSQLFFPPEMPEWLRLLQSFGIFVTGYLARPLGGILMAHFADHLGRKRVFSLSILMMALPCLLIGIMPTYAQIGYFAPLILLALRVLQGAAVGGEVPSAWTFVAEHAPPHHRGYALGFLQAGLTFGYLLGALTATLLAQVFTPAEILDYAWRFPFLLGGVFGVIGVWLRRWLSETPVFLEMQARRQAAAELPLRTVLRDHRAVLLPAMILTCVLTSAVVVLVVITPTMMQKTFGMSPSHTFALSALGIVFLNIGCVLAGLLVDRIGAWRAVLVYSLLLPLGIAVLYASLINGGIWLGAAYAVAGLSCGVVGAVPSVMVGLFPAQVRVSGISFTYNIAYALWASTTPLLLIALMPTSPWICVGYCVVMGAVGVGSVALFGNRHTLAA, encoded by the coding sequence ATGACTGCCACCTTTCCTACACAGGCGCAGCGTTTTTCCCGCTCCGACTACAAAACCCTGGGCCTGGCCGCCCTGGGCGGTGCCCTGGAAATCTACGACTTCATCATCTTCGTGTTTTTTGCACTGACCTTGAGCCAACTGTTCTTCCCGCCGGAAATGCCCGAGTGGCTGCGCCTGCTGCAAAGTTTCGGGATCTTCGTCACCGGCTACCTGGCGCGCCCGCTGGGCGGCATCCTGATGGCGCACTTCGCCGATCACCTGGGACGCAAGCGCGTGTTCAGCCTGAGCATCCTGATGATGGCCTTGCCTTGCCTGCTGATCGGGATCATGCCCACCTATGCGCAAATCGGTTACTTCGCCCCATTGATCCTGCTGGCGCTGCGCGTGCTGCAAGGTGCGGCGGTCGGGGGTGAAGTGCCCAGCGCCTGGACCTTCGTCGCCGAACACGCGCCGCCCCATCATCGCGGCTACGCCCTGGGCTTCCTGCAAGCCGGCCTGACCTTCGGCTACCTGCTCGGCGCCCTCACCGCCACGCTGCTGGCGCAGGTCTTCACCCCCGCAGAAATCCTCGACTACGCCTGGCGCTTCCCATTCCTGCTCGGCGGTGTGTTCGGCGTGATCGGCGTGTGGCTGCGCCGCTGGCTCAGCGAAACCCCGGTGTTCCTCGAAATGCAGGCCCGCCGCCAGGCCGCCGCCGAACTGCCCTTGCGCACCGTGCTGCGCGACCACCGCGCCGTGCTGCTACCGGCGATGATCCTCACCTGCGTGCTCACTTCCGCCGTGGTCGTACTGGTAGTCATCACCCCGACCATGATGCAGAAAACCTTCGGCATGAGCCCCAGCCACACCTTCGCCTTGAGCGCCTTGGGCATCGTGTTCCTGAACATCGGTTGCGTACTGGCCGGCCTGCTGGTGGACCGCATCGGCGCCTGGCGCGCGGTGCTGGTCTACAGCCTGTTGCTGCCGCTGGGGATTGCGGTGCTGTACGCCAGCCTGATCAACGGCGGGATATGGCTGGGCGCGGCGTATGCCGTGGCGGGCCTCAGTTGCGGCGTGGTCGGCGCGGTGCCGTCGGTGATGGTCGGCCTGTTTCCGGCGCAGGTGCGGGTGTCGGGGATTTCCTTCACCTACAACATTGCCTACGCGCTGTGGGCGAGTACCACGCCGCTGCTGCTGATTGCGTTGATGCCGACCAGCCCGTGGATCTGCGTGGGGTATTGCGTGGTGATGGGGGCGGTGGGGGTGGGGAGTGTGGCGTTGTTTGGCAATCGCCACACCTTGGCTGCGTAG
- a CDS encoding GntT/GntP/DsdX family permease: MELSTAAWMVHDTRLMFCVLLAIASIIVLISATKLPPFLSILIGTFIAGVGAGLPPEEVAKAFSKGAGAILGEAGIIIALGSMLGALMAESGAADRIATTLLGLGKGKSLPWVMALVAMVIGLPLFFEVGLVMMVPIIFVMAKRSNQPLLKIAIPALAGMTTLHALMPPHPGPLIAVGALHADLGLTMLLGFCLAVPAVILAGPIYGNWLSKRLQVDAPADIGALFSAPPKAPRQPSFGVSLLIILLPVILMLGSTLAKVALPADSSVGLTLKFLGEPLIALGLAVIAAVICLGWAAGMPRADVGNTLRKALAPIAVLLLTIGAGGGLKQTLLDAGVSQTISKVAEGAHMPYLLLAWLIAVALRQATGSATVATTTTAGILAPMMAGLAVTQSSLVALAIGAGSVFFCHVNDAGFWMVREYFGLQLKQTIWVWSVLQTIVSVVGLVGTLVLWHFLT, encoded by the coding sequence TTGGAGTTATCGACTGCCGCGTGGATGGTTCACGACACTCGCCTTATGTTCTGTGTACTGCTGGCCATCGCCAGCATCATCGTGTTGATCAGCGCGACCAAATTGCCGCCATTCCTGTCGATCCTGATCGGCACCTTCATCGCCGGTGTCGGCGCCGGCCTGCCGCCGGAAGAAGTGGCCAAGGCCTTCAGCAAAGGCGCCGGGGCGATCCTTGGTGAAGCCGGGATCATCATTGCCCTGGGCTCGATGCTCGGCGCATTGATGGCCGAATCCGGCGCGGCCGACCGCATTGCCACCACCCTGCTCGGGCTGGGCAAGGGCAAGTCATTGCCGTGGGTGATGGCGCTGGTGGCGATGGTGATCGGCCTGCCGCTGTTCTTCGAAGTGGGCCTGGTGATGATGGTGCCGATCATCTTTGTAATGGCCAAGCGGTCGAACCAGCCGCTGCTGAAAATCGCCATCCCGGCACTGGCCGGCATGACCACCCTGCACGCCCTGATGCCACCGCATCCGGGGCCGCTGATTGCGGTGGGCGCGTTGCACGCCGACCTCGGCCTGACCATGTTGCTGGGTTTCTGCCTGGCGGTGCCGGCGGTGATCCTGGCCGGCCCGATCTACGGCAACTGGCTGTCCAAACGCCTGCAGGTGGATGCACCGGCGGACATCGGCGCACTGTTCAGCGCACCGCCCAAGGCGCCGCGCCAACCGAGCTTCGGCGTGTCGTTGCTGATCATTCTATTGCCGGTGATCCTGATGCTCGGCAGCACGCTGGCCAAGGTTGCGTTACCAGCGGACAGCAGCGTCGGCCTGACATTGAAATTCCTCGGCGAGCCGCTGATCGCCCTCGGCCTGGCCGTGATCGCCGCCGTGATCTGCCTGGGCTGGGCCGCAGGCATGCCAAGAGCCGACGTGGGCAACACCCTGCGCAAAGCCCTCGCCCCCATCGCCGTCTTGCTGCTCACCATCGGCGCCGGCGGCGGCCTCAAGCAAACCCTGCTGGATGCCGGTGTGAGCCAGACCATCAGCAAGGTCGCCGAAGGCGCGCACATGCCCTACCTGCTGCTGGCGTGGCTGATCGCAGTTGCGCTGCGCCAGGCAACGGGTTCGGCGACAGTCGCCACCACCACGACGGCGGGCATTCTCGCGCCGATGATGGCCGGGCTGGCGGTGACGCAAAGCTCGTTGGTCGCGCTGGCAATCGGCGCCGGCTCGGTGTTCTTCTGCCACGTCAACGACGCCGGGTTCTGGATGGTGCGTGAGTACTTTGGCTTGCAGTTGAAGCAGACGATCTGGGTGTGGTCGGTGTTGCAGACGATTGTTTCAGTCGTCGGCTTGGTGGGTACGCTGGTGCTTTGGCACTTCTTGACCTAA
- the acpA gene encoding acid phosphatase, which translates to MSDEHEDRPSPDSTAQPPVDTSRRRFLGGAAVLGVGATLSACGNTSEAPGKPVARPLTPQELDKALHEQVKTVVVIYAENRSFNNLFADFPGVEKPLSALSAADTQQRDRDGSLLTSLPPAWGGVLQVGPQTVDGVTYPSEVQFQENLPNAPFALKGPNAEDLPLNLVTRDLWHVFYQNQMQINGGKNDNFVAWADSGGLVMGHYAQSRYALRLWDVAKEFVLCDNFFQGAFGGSFLNHQYLISATAPFYPNAAQSVAKAQIATLQSDDPTDPRLKPLDKSPASAMSGPPQFGPSALTPDGYGVNTLAPPYWPTWIRDPENPDYSKPDLPNVLVPQTHEHIGDKLSKKNVDWAWYAGAWQATLDQFKDSGGIPKIPNFQYHHQPFNYFKQQGPENRTERDKRLRDGGLGDESSTNKFFADAQAGKLPAVTFYKPQGNLNMHAGYADVASGDRHIARALKVLQESPQWKNMVVVVTVDENGGWWDHVAPPKGDRWGPGTRIPALVVSPFARKGTVDHTVYDTASILRLITRVFQLETLDGLKQRDDAMIARGQKPMGDLSNALQFSV; encoded by the coding sequence ATGAGCGACGAGCACGAAGACCGCCCTTCCCCCGATTCCACAGCCCAACCGCCCGTCGACACCAGCCGCCGGCGTTTCCTGGGGGGCGCGGCGGTGTTGGGGGTCGGTGCGACCCTGAGTGCCTGCGGCAATACCAGCGAAGCACCGGGCAAACCGGTGGCACGGCCGCTCACGCCGCAAGAGCTGGACAAAGCCTTGCACGAGCAGGTGAAAACCGTGGTGGTGATCTACGCCGAGAACCGCAGTTTCAACAACCTGTTTGCGGATTTCCCCGGCGTTGAGAAACCGCTGTCGGCGCTATCCGCTGCCGACACGCAGCAGCGTGACCGCGATGGCAGCTTGTTGACCAGCCTGCCTCCGGCGTGGGGCGGCGTGCTGCAAGTCGGCCCGCAAACGGTGGACGGGGTGACCTACCCCAGCGAAGTGCAATTTCAGGAAAACCTGCCCAACGCGCCCTTCGCCCTCAAGGGCCCGAACGCCGAAGACCTGCCCCTGAACCTGGTCACCCGTGACCTGTGGCACGTGTTCTACCAGAACCAGATGCAGATCAACGGCGGCAAGAATGACAACTTCGTCGCCTGGGCCGACTCTGGCGGCCTGGTGATGGGGCATTACGCCCAGAGCCGTTATGCCCTGCGCCTGTGGGACGTGGCCAAGGAGTTTGTGCTCTGCGATAACTTCTTCCAGGGTGCGTTTGGCGGCTCGTTCCTCAACCACCAATACCTGATCAGCGCCACCGCGCCGTTTTACCCGAATGCCGCGCAATCGGTGGCCAAGGCGCAGATCGCCACGCTGCAAAGCGATGACCCGACCGACCCGCGCCTCAAGCCCCTGGACAAGTCCCCCGCCAGCGCCATGAGCGGCCCGCCGCAGTTCGGCCCCAGCGCGCTGACCCCGGATGGCTACGGCGTGAACACCCTGGCCCCGCCCTACTGGCCGACCTGGATCCGCGACCCGGAAAACCCGGATTACTCCAAGCCTGACCTGCCCAACGTGCTGGTGCCGCAAACCCACGAACACATCGGCGACAAGCTGTCGAAGAAGAACGTCGACTGGGCGTGGTACGCCGGCGCGTGGCAAGCGACGCTGGACCAGTTCAAGGATTCGGGCGGTATTCCGAAAATCCCGAACTTCCAGTATCACCACCAGCCGTTCAACTACTTCAAGCAGCAGGGTCCCGAGAACCGCACCGAGCGCGACAAGCGCCTGCGTGATGGCGGTTTGGGAGACGAGTCGAGCACCAACAAGTTCTTTGCCGACGCCCAGGCCGGCAAGCTGCCCGCTGTCACCTTCTACAAACCCCAGGGCAACCTGAACATGCACGCGGGCTATGCCGACGTGGCCTCGGGCGACCGCCATATCGCCCGTGCCTTGAAGGTACTGCAAGAGAGCCCGCAGTGGAAAAACATGGTGGTGGTGGTGACGGTCGACGAAAACGGCGGTTGGTGGGACCACGTGGCACCGCCCAAGGGCGACCGCTGGGGCCCTGGCACGCGGATTCCGGCGCTGGTGGTGTCGCCGTTCGCCCGCAAAGGCACGGTGGACCATACGGTGTACGACACCGCATCGATCCTGCGCCTGATCACCCGGGTGTTCCAGCTGGAAACCCTGGACGGCCTCAAGCAGCGCGATGACGCGATGATCGCCCGCGGCCAGAAACCCATGGGCGACTTGAGCAACGCGTTGCAGTTCAGCGTGTAG
- a CDS encoding short-chain fatty acid transporter: protein MADAIEESRYARFALRCSNFAERWFPDSWVFAALAVIIVAVATLGMGAAPTEAAKAFGDGFWSLIPFTMQMAFVVIGGYVVASSPPAVRLIDRLARIPKNGRSAVAWVALISMVASLLNWGLSLVFGGLLVRALARRTDLRMDYRAAGAAAYLGLGAVWALGLSSSAAQLQANPASLPPSILSITGVIPFTDTIFLWQSGVLLLALIVVSLIIAYATAPGPNSARDAKACGVDPAFNLPKLQAPTRPGEWLEHSPLLTILLALLAAGWLFHEFSTKPAISAISGLNTYNFLFIMTGALLHWRPRSFLDAVARAVPTTTGVLIQFPLYGSIAALMTVVKGGDGQTLAHHISTFFTSIASHDTYALLMGVYSAVLGFFIPSGGGKWIIEAPYVMQVANDLQYHLGWAVQIYNAAEALPNLINPFYMLPLLGVLGLKARDLIGFSFVQLLVHTPLVLFLLWALGTTLKYLPPVMP from the coding sequence GTGGCCGATGCTATCGAAGAAAGCCGCTATGCTCGATTTGCCCTGCGCTGTTCCAATTTCGCCGAGCGTTGGTTTCCAGACTCCTGGGTATTCGCCGCCCTCGCCGTGATCATCGTCGCCGTGGCGACCCTGGGTATGGGCGCCGCACCGACCGAAGCCGCCAAGGCCTTTGGCGATGGGTTCTGGAGCCTGATCCCGTTCACCATGCAGATGGCCTTCGTGGTGATCGGCGGGTATGTGGTGGCCAGCTCGCCGCCCGCGGTGAGACTGATCGACCGCCTGGCGCGTATTCCGAAGAACGGCCGCTCAGCGGTGGCCTGGGTGGCGCTGATCTCGATGGTCGCCTCGTTGCTGAACTGGGGCTTATCCTTGGTGTTTGGCGGTTTGCTGGTGCGGGCGCTGGCGCGACGCACGGATCTGCGCATGGATTACCGTGCTGCCGGTGCCGCCGCGTATCTGGGGCTTGGCGCCGTGTGGGCGTTGGGGCTGTCGTCATCGGCGGCACAGCTGCAGGCAAACCCGGCGAGCCTGCCGCCGTCGATTCTGTCGATCACGGGGGTGATCCCGTTCACCGACACCATCTTCCTGTGGCAATCCGGCGTGCTGTTGCTGGCGTTGATCGTGGTGTCGCTGATTATCGCCTACGCCACCGCACCCGGCCCGAACAGCGCCCGCGATGCCAAGGCCTGTGGGGTCGACCCGGCGTTCAACCTGCCCAAGCTGCAAGCCCCGACCCGGCCGGGCGAGTGGCTGGAACACAGTCCATTGCTGACTATTTTGCTGGCGCTGCTGGCGGCCGGTTGGCTGTTCCATGAGTTCTCGACAAAGCCGGCGATCAGCGCGATCTCGGGGCTGAACACCTATAACTTCCTGTTCATCATGACCGGTGCCCTGCTGCACTGGCGCCCGCGCAGCTTCCTTGACGCGGTGGCGCGGGCGGTGCCGACCACCACTGGCGTGCTGATCCAGTTCCCGCTGTATGGCTCGATCGCAGCGCTGATGACTGTGGTCAAGGGCGGTGACGGCCAGACCCTGGCGCACCATATCTCGACCTTCTTCACCTCCATCGCGTCCCACGACACCTACGCGTTGTTGATGGGTGTGTACTCGGCGGTGCTGGGTTTCTTCATCCCGTCGGGCGGTGGCAAGTGGATCATCGAAGCGCCGTACGTGATGCAAGTGGCCAATGACCTGCAATACCACCTGGGCTGGGCCGTGCAGATCTACAACGCCGCCGAGGCGCTGCCGAACCTGATCAATCCGTTCTATATGCTGCCGTTGCTGGGGGTATTGGGGCTGAAGGCACGGGACTTGATCGGATTCTCGTTCGTGCAGTTGCTGGTACATACGCCGCTGGTGTTGTTCCTGCTGTGGGCGCTGGGGACGACGTTGAAGTATTTGCCGCCGGTAATGCCCTAA
- a CDS encoding TolC family protein produces MAISVRKLLGTGALLLVAGAAQAQALTLDSALQTAFANNPDLAAAQWEIDIAQGGRQQAGLLPNPVLSWDAEDTRRNSRTTSIKLSQALELGGKRGARIDVASRAQDAAALALQQRRNTLRADVIDNYYGALRAQERLDLAQRSMAVAERGLRVANGRVTAGKASPVEATRAQVQLSEMRLELNRAQVGLTDAYRRLAASTGSGGADFQAVATPPQSTPPLPPVAQLLTRLEQTTELRLAELNILQTEASVGLEKAQRIPDLDVSIGSQYDASVRERVNLVGVSMPIPLFNRNQGNVLAATRRADQARDLRNATELRLRTETRQALDLWQTANTEVRAFNQQILPAAQSAVDSATRGFEMGKFSFLDVLDAQRTLIAARTQYLTATAQATDAWVRIERIYGDLARF; encoded by the coding sequence ATGGCAATTTCCGTTAGAAAACTTCTGGGGACGGGGGCGTTGTTGCTGGTTGCCGGCGCTGCCCAGGCACAGGCCCTGACCCTCGATTCGGCCCTGCAAACCGCCTTCGCCAACAACCCTGACCTGGCGGCTGCACAATGGGAAATCGACATCGCCCAGGGCGGCCGCCAGCAGGCTGGGTTGCTCCCCAACCCGGTGCTCTCCTGGGATGCCGAAGACACCCGTCGCAACTCTCGAACCACCTCGATCAAGCTCAGCCAGGCCCTGGAACTGGGCGGCAAGCGTGGTGCGCGCATTGACGTGGCCAGCCGTGCCCAGGACGCCGCCGCCCTGGCCTTGCAACAGCGCCGCAACACACTGCGTGCCGACGTCATCGACAACTACTACGGCGCGTTGCGTGCCCAGGAACGCCTCGACCTGGCGCAGCGTTCCATGGCTGTGGCCGAGCGCGGCCTGCGCGTTGCCAATGGTCGCGTCACGGCGGGCAAAGCGTCGCCGGTGGAGGCAACCCGTGCGCAGGTACAGCTGTCGGAAATGCGCCTGGAATTGAACCGTGCACAGGTCGGCCTCACCGACGCCTATCGCCGCCTGGCCGCGAGTACTGGCAGTGGCGGCGCGGATTTCCAGGCCGTCGCCACACCGCCCCAATCCACACCGCCCCTGCCGCCGGTTGCGCAGTTGTTGACGCGCCTTGAGCAGACCACGGAACTGCGCCTGGCCGAATTGAACATCCTGCAAACCGAAGCCAGCGTCGGCCTGGAAAAAGCCCAGCGCATTCCCGACCTCGATGTGTCCATCGGCAGCCAGTACGACGCCAGCGTGCGCGAGCGCGTGAACCTGGTGGGCGTGTCGATGCCGATCCCCTTGTTCAACCGCAACCAAGGCAACGTGCTCGCCGCCACCCGCCGCGCCGACCAGGCCCGCGACCTGCGCAACGCCACCGAGCTGCGCTTGCGCACCGAAACCCGCCAGGCGCTGGACCTGTGGCAAACCGCCAATACCGAAGTGCGCGCGTTCAACCAGCAGATCCTGCCCGCCGCGCAAAGTGCGGTGGACAGTGCCACCCGTGGTTTCGAAATGGGCAAGTTCAGCTTCCTCGACGTGCTCGACGCCCAGCGCACCCTGATCGCTGCGCGCACCCAGTACCTCACCGCCACCGCCCAGGCCACTGACGCCTGGGTGCGTATCGAACGGATCTACGGCGACCTCGCCCGGTTTTGA
- a CDS encoding SET domain-containing protein, with product MKTQAMDKAKTAASDCLYPFASTSFTRGYPSSREFQVVHDPEGEPTGIKARINFGSRTCIAKVSGYALSERCKHTFQISSRIYLYDRWFCGQLRHSCSPNTFLDTQYLELWAVAPICAGTWITLDYASTCDILDVQFACTCGAPCCKEWIKGWNEQINAEGLRFLEEKRSLGVP from the coding sequence ATGAAAACTCAGGCCATGGATAAGGCTAAAACCGCTGCGAGTGACTGCCTTTATCCCTTCGCGAGCACGTCTTTTACGCGTGGCTACCCTTCGAGCCGTGAATTTCAGGTGGTCCACGACCCAGAGGGGGAACCCACGGGAATAAAGGCTCGTATCAATTTTGGCAGCCGGACATGCATCGCCAAGGTATCAGGCTATGCGTTGAGCGAAAGGTGCAAGCATACCTTTCAGATTTCTTCGCGCATTTACCTGTATGACCGATGGTTCTGCGGCCAATTGCGCCACTCCTGCAGCCCAAACACCTTTCTCGATACTCAATACTTGGAGCTTTGGGCAGTGGCTCCGATCTGCGCAGGAACCTGGATCACGCTCGACTACGCCAGCACCTGCGACATCCTGGACGTTCAATTCGCTTGCACCTGCGGCGCGCCCTGCTGCAAGGAGTGGATCAAAGGCTGGAATGAACAGATCAATGCAGAGGGGCTGCGCTTCCTCGAAGAGAAGCGCAGCCTGGGCGTCCCTTAG